From the Homo sapiens chromosome 1, GRCh38.p14 Primary Assembly genome, one window contains:
- the FAM43B gene encoding protein FAM43B — MLPWRRNKFVLVEDEAKCKAKSLSPGLAYTSLLSSFLRSCPDLLPDWPLERLGRVFRSRRQKVELNKEDPTYTVWYLGNAVTLHAKGDGCTDDAVGKIWARCGPGGGTKMKLTLGPHGIRMQPCERSAAGGSGGRRPAHAYLLPRITYCTADGRHPRVFAWVYRHQARHKAVVLRCHAVLLARAHKARALARLLRQTALAAFSDFKRLQRQSDARHVRQQHLRAGGAAASVPRAPLRRLLNAKCAYRPPPSERSRGAPRLSSIQEEDEEEEEDDAEEQEGGVPQRERPEVLSLARELRTCSLRGAPAPPPPAQPRRWKAGPRERAGQAR; from the coding sequence ATGCTGCCCTGGAGACGTAACAAATTCGTGCTGGTGGAGGACGAGGCCAAGTGCAAGGCGAAGAGCCTGAGTCCGGGGCTCGCCTACACGTCGCTGCTCTCCAGCTTCCTGCGCTCCTGCCCGGACCTGCTGCCCGACTGGCCGCTGGAGCGCTTGGGCCGTGTGTTCCGCAGCCGGCGCCAGAAAGTGGAGCTCAACAAGGAGGACCCGACCTACACCGTGTGGTACCTGGGCAACGCCGTCACCCTGCACGCCAAGGGCGACGGCTGCACCGACGACGCCGTGGGCAAGATCTGGGCTCGCTGCGGGCCTGGCGGGGGCACTAAGATGAAGCTGACGCTGGGGCCGCACGGCATCCGCATGCAGCCGTGCGAGCGCAGCGCCGCCGGGGGTTCGGGGGGCCGCAGGCCGGCGCACGCCTACCTGCTGCCGCGCATCACCTACTGCACGGCGGACGGGCGCCACCCGCGCGTCTTCGCCTGGGTCTACCGCCACCAGGCGCGCCACAAGGCCGTGGTGCTGCGCTGCCACGCTGTGCTGCTGGCGCGGGCGCACAAGGCGCGCGCCCTGGCCCGCCTGCTCCGCCAGACCGCGCTGGCGGCCTTCAGCGACTTCAAGCGCCTGCAGCGCCAGAGCGACGCGCGCCACGTGCGCCAGCAGCATCTCCGCGCTGGGGGCGCCGCCGCCTCGGTGCCCCGCGCCCCACTGCGCCGCCTGCTCAATGCCAAGTGCGCCTACCGGCCGCCGCCGAGCGAGCGCAGCCGCGGGGCGCCGCGCCTCAGCAGCATccaggaggaggacgaggaggaggaggaggacgacgCGGAGGAGCAAGAGGGAGGAGTCCCCCAGCGCGAGCGGCCGGAGGTGCTCAGCCTGGCCCGGGAGCTGAGGACGTGCAGCCTGCGGGGCGCCCCGGCGCCCCCGCCGCCCGCGCAGCCCCGCCGCTGGAAGGCCGGCCCCAGGGAGCGGGCGGGCCAGGCGCGCTGA